Proteins from a genomic interval of Kitasatospora herbaricolor:
- a CDS encoding SDR family NAD(P)-dependent oxidoreductase translates to MTTGNRPPAPSAPPVDTSAPLEEPGSPPAATASRVAVVTGAGSGIGRATAQAFAAQGVRVLAVGRRPGPLAGTAAAAPDRIHPFAADVTGAGAPEEIVRAALDRFGRLDVLVNNAGIVRGGGLGSYTKELIDEQVATNLTAPVLLTQAALPALVSAGGVVVNVTTSVGQRGWPGNAVYPATKSALELLTRSWAVELAPRGVRVVAVAPGAIATPIADHSGFGPEQQAALRRRQLAHTPLGRIGRPVEVAWAITRLSSPQASFVTGVVLPVDGGAVVS, encoded by the coding sequence ATGACTACCGGCAACCGGCCCCCGGCCCCTTCCGCACCGCCCGTCGACACCTCCGCCCCCCTTGAGGAGCCAGGCTCCCCGCCCGCCGCGACCGCGTCGCGCGTCGCCGTGGTCACCGGCGCCGGCAGCGGGATCGGCCGGGCCACCGCACAGGCCTTCGCCGCCCAGGGCGTACGCGTCCTCGCGGTCGGGCGCCGGCCCGGCCCGCTGGCGGGGACCGCGGCGGCGGCGCCGGACCGCATCCACCCCTTCGCGGCGGACGTCACCGGCGCCGGCGCACCCGAGGAGATCGTCCGGGCCGCCCTGGACCGGTTCGGGCGCCTGGACGTCCTGGTGAACAACGCCGGCATCGTCCGCGGCGGCGGACTGGGCTCCTACACAAAGGAGTTGATCGACGAGCAGGTGGCCACCAACCTCACCGCCCCCGTCCTGCTGACCCAGGCCGCGCTGCCCGCGCTGGTGTCGGCGGGCGGGGTGGTGGTGAACGTCACCACCTCGGTCGGCCAGCGCGGCTGGCCGGGCAACGCGGTGTACCCGGCCACCAAGTCGGCCCTCGAACTGCTCACCCGCAGCTGGGCGGTGGAGCTGGCGCCGCGCGGCGTCCGGGTGGTCGCGGTGGCGCCGGGGGCGATCGCCACGCCCATCGCGGACCACTCCGGGTTCGGCCCGGAGCAGCAGGCGGCGCTCCGGCGCCGGCAGCTGGCCCACACCCCGCTCGGCCGGATCGGCCGGCCCGTCGAGGTGGCCTGGGCGATCACCCGACTCTCCTCCCCCCAGGCGTCGTTCGTCACCGGAGTAGTCTTGCCGGTGGACGGCGGAGCCGTCGTGTCCTGA
- a CDS encoding MerR family transcriptional regulator, translating into MLIGELALATGASPRALRHYEQAGLISSERAHNGYRVYGERTAVRVGNIRRLLAAGLTLDDVRAFLPCLDGDVTAGPPSAGALRIARERLAVLERRIAARSEVRDRLAAALDEVGAGLAPAAAPSAPERNRPAPAAGTAATARPSG; encoded by the coding sequence GTGCTGATCGGCGAACTCGCGCTGGCCACCGGCGCCTCGCCCCGCGCCCTGCGGCACTACGAGCAGGCCGGGCTGATCAGCTCGGAGCGGGCCCACAACGGCTACCGGGTGTACGGGGAGCGGACCGCCGTCCGGGTCGGCAACATCCGGCGCCTGCTCGCCGCCGGGCTCACCCTGGACGACGTCCGGGCCTTCCTGCCCTGCCTGGACGGTGACGTGACGGCCGGGCCACCGTCCGCCGGGGCCCTGCGGATCGCCCGGGAGCGGCTGGCCGTTCTCGAACGGCGGATCGCCGCCCGGAGCGAGGTCCGCGACCGGCTGGCGGCCGCCCTGGACGAGGTCGGTGCGGGCCTCGCGCCCGCAGCGGCGCCCTCCGCGCCGGAGCGGAACAGGCCGGCACCGGCGGCCGGCACGGCGGCGACGGCGCGACCGTCCGGGTGA
- a CDS encoding AMP-binding protein — MQTPLTVMDFLDRAELVYGDRVGIVDEPLQPAPSWGELSYRRVAELARAQAAGLDRLGVGPGERVAIVSHNSARLMTSMFGVSGHGRVLVPVNFRLRADEVSYIVEQSGASVLLVDPELAEPLAGVKARHTFVIGAESDALLYDFDNAPNRYEIAESDTATINYTSGTTARPKGVQLTHRNIWLNSVLMGLHFGAGDRDVYLHTLPMFHANGWGLPFALTGLGAQHIVLRKVDGAEILRRVERHGVTFLCGAPAVIAMVLEAAAAWDGPVPGRDRVRIIVAGAPPPTSVVQRIESELGWEFMQIYGLTETSPLATVNRGRAEWDGLPAVERAEKLVQAGAPALGGQVRVDAQGEVLIRSNTVLEGYWEQPAETAEALKDGWFHTGDGGTMADGYLTISDRKKDVIITGGENVSSIEVEDCLYDHPAVAEVAVIGVPDEKWGETVKALVVLKPGGATDEAELIAHCKQRLAGYKSPTSVEFREALARTTTGKLQKFRLREPYWEGRERGVN, encoded by the coding sequence ATGCAGACTCCACTCACCGTGATGGACTTCCTCGACCGGGCCGAGCTGGTCTACGGCGACCGGGTCGGGATCGTCGACGAGCCGCTGCAGCCGGCCCCGTCCTGGGGCGAGCTCAGCTACCGCAGAGTCGCCGAACTCGCCCGCGCACAGGCCGCCGGACTCGACCGCCTGGGCGTCGGCCCGGGCGAGCGGGTCGCGATCGTCTCGCACAACTCGGCGCGCCTGATGACCTCGATGTTCGGTGTCAGCGGCCACGGCCGGGTGCTGGTACCGGTCAACTTCCGGCTCCGCGCGGACGAGGTCTCCTACATCGTCGAGCAGAGCGGCGCCTCCGTCCTGCTGGTCGACCCCGAACTCGCCGAACCGCTGGCGGGCGTGAAGGCCCGGCACACCTTCGTGATCGGGGCGGAGAGCGACGCCCTGCTGTACGACTTCGACAACGCGCCGAACCGGTACGAGATCGCCGAGTCCGACACCGCCACCATCAACTACACCAGCGGAACCACCGCCCGGCCCAAGGGCGTCCAGCTCACCCATCGCAACATCTGGCTCAACTCCGTGCTGATGGGCCTGCATTTCGGCGCCGGCGACCGCGACGTCTACCTGCACACGCTGCCGATGTTCCACGCCAACGGCTGGGGCCTGCCGTTCGCGCTGACCGGGCTGGGCGCGCAGCACATCGTGCTCCGCAAGGTGGACGGCGCGGAGATCCTGCGCCGGGTGGAGCGGCACGGGGTGACCTTCCTGTGCGGCGCTCCCGCCGTGATCGCCATGGTGCTGGAGGCCGCCGCCGCATGGGACGGCCCGGTGCCCGGCCGTGACCGGGTGCGGATCATCGTGGCGGGGGCGCCGCCGCCCACCTCGGTGGTGCAGCGCATCGAGTCCGAACTCGGCTGGGAGTTCATGCAGATCTACGGACTCACCGAGACCTCCCCGCTGGCCACGGTCAACCGGGGCCGCGCCGAGTGGGACGGACTGCCCGCCGTCGAACGGGCCGAGAAGCTGGTCCAGGCCGGCGCCCCGGCGCTCGGCGGCCAGGTGCGGGTGGACGCCCAGGGCGAGGTGCTGATCCGCTCGAACACCGTGCTGGAGGGCTACTGGGAGCAGCCGGCCGAGACCGCCGAGGCGCTGAAGGACGGCTGGTTCCACACCGGCGACGGCGGCACCATGGCGGACGGCTACCTCACCATCTCCGACCGCAAGAAGGACGTCATCATCACCGGCGGGGAGAACGTCTCCTCGATCGAGGTCGAGGACTGCCTCTACGACCACCCGGCCGTCGCCGAGGTCGCGGTGATCGGCGTGCCGGACGAGAAGTGGGGCGAGACGGTCAAGGCCCTGGTGGTGCTCAAGCCGGGCGGGGCCACCGACGAGGCGGAGCTCATCGCGCACTGCAAGCAGCGGCTGGCCGGCTACAAGTCGCCCACCTCGGTGGAGTTCCGGGAGGCGCTGGCCCGGACCACCACCGGCAAGCTGCAGAAGTTCCGCCTGCGCGAGCCCTACTGGGAGGGGCGCGAGCGGGGGGTCAACTGA
- a CDS encoding helix-turn-helix transcriptional regulator: MTRAADTPARAADGLDARAAELVRSAVLADLARRVVADCGVDVGLVGVPDRPRGGPAPGAATAATATAPEPAGGPAGMVLRHWSGTRAGLLHDLVVPSGTGLGGRALAERAPTWVPDYRAATTISHEHDAAVDAEDLYAMLTVPLLHDGAVHCVVYAALRAVVPFGDVRIGAVAELAATATRALAGAAAWTGPAARQSAARPRPRSGGPGGPAPHRPPAGHPAADRRPPTGLTRREHEVLRWAATGRTNPEIAAELGLTCNTVTGYLKGAMHKLGVRNRVELALAARESGLLGRDAAPPGGSGPTGGVS, encoded by the coding sequence ATGACAAGGGCTGCGGACACCCCCGCCCGGGCGGCCGACGGCCTCGACGCCCGGGCCGCGGAGCTGGTCAGATCGGCGGTGCTGGCCGATCTCGCCCGGCGGGTGGTGGCGGACTGCGGTGTGGACGTCGGCCTCGTCGGGGTCCCCGACCGGCCCCGGGGCGGCCCGGCGCCGGGGGCGGCGACCGCGGCCACCGCGACGGCTCCGGAGCCCGCCGGCGGCCCGGCCGGGATGGTGCTGCGGCATTGGTCCGGCACCCGGGCCGGCCTGCTGCACGACCTGGTCGTCCCCAGCGGGACCGGCCTCGGCGGCCGGGCTCTGGCCGAACGCGCGCCCACCTGGGTGCCCGACTACCGGGCCGCCACCACCATCTCCCACGAGCACGACGCCGCCGTCGACGCCGAGGACCTGTACGCCATGCTGACCGTGCCGCTGCTCCACGACGGCGCGGTGCACTGCGTGGTGTACGCGGCGTTGCGCGCCGTCGTCCCGTTCGGCGACGTGCGGATCGGGGCGGTCGCCGAACTCGCCGCCACCGCCACCCGCGCGCTGGCCGGGGCCGCCGCCTGGACCGGGCCGGCAGCCCGGCAGTCCGCCGCCCGGCCACGTCCGCGGTCCGGCGGGCCGGGCGGCCCGGCGCCGCACCGGCCGCCGGCCGGGCACCCGGCGGCCGACCGGCGGCCGCCCACCGGGCTGACCCGGCGCGAGCACGAGGTGCTCCGCTGGGCGGCGACCGGCCGGACCAATCCGGAGATCGCCGCCGAGCTGGGGCTGACCTGCAACACCGTCACGGGTTACCTGAAGGGCGCGATGCACAAGCTGGGCGTCCGCAACCGGGTGGAACTCGCCCTGGCGGCGCGGGAGTCCGGCCTGCTGGGCCGAGACGCCGCGCCGCCCGGTGGGAGCGGCCCGACGGGCGGGGTCAGTTGA
- a CDS encoding TIGR03084 family metal-binding protein: MTSPEGLLADLRAENAELDALVAALDPADWARPTPAEGWTIAHQIAHLAWTDDWTVLSACDPEGFFGAVERAFVPGTDPVGEGAAIGAAGPPSGLLSRWRAGREEVLAVLASAPGDVRLPWFGPPMKPASMATARLMETWAHGQDVADALGVTRAPTARLRQVAHLGVRTMGFAFVQNGLPVPQEPVRVELTGPDGEVWTWGPEEAADRITGPALDFCLLVTQRRHRDDLALTASGPTARAWLPIAQAFAGPPGKGRKAGTAGTAGPSAN; this comes from the coding sequence ATGACGAGCCCGGAGGGCCTGCTGGCCGATCTGCGCGCGGAGAACGCCGAGCTGGACGCCCTGGTGGCCGCGCTCGACCCGGCCGACTGGGCCCGCCCGACCCCGGCCGAGGGGTGGACGATCGCCCATCAGATCGCCCACCTGGCCTGGACCGACGACTGGACGGTGCTCTCGGCCTGCGACCCGGAGGGCTTCTTCGGCGCGGTGGAACGGGCCTTCGTCCCCGGTACCGACCCGGTCGGCGAAGGCGCGGCGATCGGGGCGGCCGGGCCGCCCTCCGGGCTCCTCTCCCGCTGGCGGGCCGGCCGGGAGGAGGTGCTGGCGGTGCTGGCCTCGGCGCCGGGCGACGTCCGGCTGCCCTGGTTCGGGCCGCCGATGAAGCCCGCCTCGATGGCCACCGCCCGGCTGATGGAGACCTGGGCGCACGGACAGGACGTGGCCGACGCGCTCGGCGTGACCCGGGCGCCGACCGCCCGGCTGCGCCAGGTGGCCCATCTCGGCGTCCGGACCATGGGCTTCGCCTTCGTGCAGAACGGCCTGCCCGTGCCGCAGGAGCCGGTTCGGGTGGAGCTGACCGGCCCGGACGGGGAGGTGTGGACGTGGGGGCCCGAGGAGGCGGCGGACCGGATCACCGGGCCGGCCCTGGACTTCTGCCTGCTGGTCACCCAGCGGCGGCACCGGGACGATCTCGCCCTGACGGCCTCGGGCCCGACCGCGCGGGCCTGGCTGCCGATCGCCCAGGCCTTCGCCGGCCCGCCCGGAAAGGGCCGGAAGGCGGGCACCGCGGGCACCGCGGGCCCGTCCGCAAACTGA
- a CDS encoding TetR/AcrR family transcriptional regulator produces the protein MSLRDRKRARTRQALVDAATELFRRQGYDRTTVADIAAAAEIGTRTFFSYFASKEELLFPESDTRVQAVIAAIDSRAPGEGPAEVLLRALSAVPDTGDDLVGPLAALRLDLIRTVPAVRGRALQIQLDAQQEIARRLAEAFADRIDLVRAAALTGAFVGAVTGALQVLLDDPEHLAAPGDLHAAVRAATDAALAPWLRPGI, from the coding sequence ATGTCCCTCCGTGACCGCAAGCGCGCCCGCACCCGTCAGGCCCTCGTCGACGCCGCGACCGAGCTCTTCCGGCGACAGGGCTACGACCGGACCACGGTGGCGGACATCGCGGCGGCGGCGGAGATCGGCACCCGCACGTTCTTCAGCTACTTCGCCAGCAAGGAGGAGCTGCTCTTCCCCGAGTCCGACACCCGGGTGCAGGCCGTGATCGCGGCCATCGACTCCCGCGCCCCCGGGGAGGGGCCGGCCGAGGTGCTGCTCCGAGCTCTGAGCGCGGTGCCGGACACCGGTGACGACCTGGTCGGCCCGCTGGCGGCCCTGCGCCTCGACCTCATCCGCACCGTTCCGGCGGTGCGCGGCCGGGCCCTGCAGATCCAGCTCGACGCCCAGCAGGAGATCGCACGCCGGCTGGCCGAGGCCTTCGCGGACCGGATCGACCTGGTCCGGGCGGCGGCGCTCACCGGCGCGTTCGTCGGCGCCGTCACCGGCGCCCTGCAGGTCCTCCTCGACGACCCGGAGCACCTCGCCGCCCCCGGCGACCTGCATGCCGCCGTCCGGGCGGCCACCGACGCCGCACTCGCCCCCTGGCTGCGGCCCGGGATCTGA
- a CDS encoding FAD-dependent monooxygenase, whose translation MTPRSVLVSGAGVAGPALAYWLARHGFRPTVVEKAANPRSSGNPVDVRGEALPVVEAMGVLPQLHAAATSATAMRLLDASGRSIARLPLPGHRAGAERREVEVPRGDLAAVLHGAARSEAEFLFGDSIAALRQDDHGVDVTFDRAAPRRFDLVVGADGLHSHVRRLAFGPEREFVRPTGILVATLPLGEPADHPHEVHIHNAPGRLVSVHPSRGSALAAFIFRRPDITTFDHHDTGLHRRIVTESHAGLGWRVPALLDRVASSDEFYFDSVSTVDLPSWSRGRVTLLGDAASCVSLLGDGSSLAVAGAHALAAALAEHPADPAAALARYEAAHRARVIPKQRGIKRSAALLVPATRLGLGARNLAARLGPAGRS comes from the coding sequence ATGACACCTCGGAGCGTCCTCGTCTCCGGGGCCGGCGTGGCCGGCCCCGCCCTCGCCTACTGGCTGGCCCGGCACGGGTTCCGTCCGACCGTCGTGGAGAAGGCCGCGAACCCGCGTTCCAGCGGGAACCCGGTCGACGTCCGCGGCGAGGCGCTGCCCGTGGTCGAGGCCATGGGCGTCCTGCCGCAGCTGCACGCCGCCGCCACCTCGGCCACCGCGATGCGCCTGCTGGACGCCTCCGGGCGTTCGATCGCCAGGCTGCCCCTGCCGGGGCACCGGGCGGGCGCCGAGCGGCGGGAGGTCGAGGTCCCGCGCGGCGACCTGGCCGCCGTCCTGCACGGAGCGGCCCGGAGCGAGGCCGAGTTCCTCTTCGGCGACAGCATCGCCGCGCTCCGGCAGGACGATCACGGGGTGGACGTCACCTTCGACCGGGCCGCGCCGCGCCGCTTCGACCTGGTGGTGGGCGCGGACGGACTGCACTCCCACGTGCGGCGCCTCGCATTCGGCCCCGAGCGCGAATTCGTGCGTCCCACCGGGATCCTGGTCGCCACCCTGCCGCTCGGGGAACCCGCGGACCATCCGCACGAGGTGCACATCCACAACGCCCCGGGCCGGCTGGTCTCCGTCCACCCCTCGCGGGGCTCCGCCCTGGCCGCCTTCATCTTCCGGCGGCCGGACATCACCACCTTCGACCACCACGACACCGGGCTGCACCGGCGGATCGTGACCGAGTCCCACGCCGGGCTCGGCTGGCGGGTGCCCGCGCTGCTCGACCGGGTGGCGAGCAGCGACGAGTTCTACTTCGACTCGGTCAGCACCGTCGACCTGCCCTCCTGGTCGCGGGGTCGCGTCACCCTGCTGGGCGACGCCGCCTCCTGCGTCTCCCTGCTCGGGGACGGCTCAAGCCTCGCCGTCGCGGGCGCCCACGCCCTGGCCGCGGCCCTCGCCGAGCACCCGGCCGACCCGGCCGCCGCGCTGGCCCGCTACGAGGCCGCCCACCGTGCCCGGGTGATCCCCAAACAGCGCGGCATCAAGCGCTCGGCCGCTCTGCTCGTCCCCGCCACCCGGCTCGGCCTCGGTGCCCGCAACCTCGCCGCCCGCCTCGGGCCGGCGGGCCGGTCCTGA
- a CDS encoding ribosomal protein L7/L12, producing MDTALIVVLILVVALGLLVSGMESRLRRMDRRLTAMDRRLGLIIDHLGAHPADAGPEPALQQVAALLRDGKKIHAIKAYREITGAELREAKEAVERMAQWR from the coding sequence GTGGACACTGCCCTGATCGTCGTACTCATCCTGGTCGTCGCCCTCGGGCTGCTGGTCTCCGGCATGGAGAGCCGGCTCCGCCGGATGGACCGCCGGCTCACCGCCATGGACCGCAGGCTCGGCCTGATCATCGATCACCTGGGCGCCCACCCCGCCGACGCCGGCCCGGAGCCCGCCCTCCAGCAGGTGGCGGCCCTGCTGCGGGACGGCAAGAAGATCCACGCGATCAAGGCCTACCGGGAGATCACCGGCGCCGAGCTCCGCGAGGCCAAGGAGGCCGTCGAGCGGATGGCGCAGTGGCGCTGA
- a CDS encoding formylglycine-generating enzyme family protein: protein MSPGPTTHPVDAETMIALPAGEIVLRDEGTLTEWTAPVDAFRLAPYPVTRELYASVLGRAPGSAAGPRTPVTEVSWQDAVRFCNLLSRQAGLRPCYTEGEDPDAQDVRCDRRADGYRLPSEAEWEYACRAGSTGVRPGELDATAWYDGNSGGAVHEVATREPNAWGLHDMIGNVWEWCWDLYDPRVYGAYRVFRGGGAYDKPRSCRASCRRKSHPTLRIDDLGFRLARSL, encoded by the coding sequence ATGAGCCCCGGTCCGACGACCCACCCGGTCGACGCCGAGACCATGATCGCGCTGCCCGCCGGCGAGATCGTCCTGCGGGACGAGGGCACGCTGACCGAATGGACGGCCCCGGTCGACGCCTTCCGGCTGGCCCCGTACCCGGTGACCCGCGAGCTGTACGCGTCCGTGCTGGGCCGGGCGCCCGGGAGCGCGGCGGGCCCGCGGACGCCGGTGACGGAGGTCTCCTGGCAGGATGCCGTCCGCTTCTGCAACCTGCTCTCCCGGCAGGCCGGACTCCGGCCCTGCTACACGGAGGGCGAGGACCCCGACGCGCAGGACGTGCGCTGCGATCGGCGGGCCGACGGCTACCGCCTGCCGTCCGAGGCGGAGTGGGAGTACGCCTGCCGGGCCGGGAGTACCGGCGTCCGGCCCGGCGAACTGGACGCCACCGCCTGGTACGACGGGAACTCCGGCGGCGCGGTGCACGAGGTCGCCACCCGGGAGCCGAACGCCTGGGGCCTGCACGACATGATCGGCAACGTCTGGGAGTGGTGCTGGGACCTCTACGACCCCCGGGTCTACGGCGCGTACCGGGTGTTCCGCGGCGGCGGCGCCTACGACAAGCCCCGCTCCTGCCGGGCGTCGTGCCGCCGCAAGAGCCACCCCACGCTGCGGATCGACGACCTCGGGTTCAGGCTCGCCCGGTCGCTCTGA
- a CDS encoding DUF4180 domain-containing protein produces the protein MTSQELVETHGVSVLRLGQDGPTLDDGSSALDLIGEAMGCQAEVVALPVERLAEEFFSLRSGLAGEVVQKFVNYRLRLVVVGDISAHVARSDAMRDFVREANRGNQVWFVADHAELDEKLAPAR, from the coding sequence ATGACATCCCAGGAACTCGTGGAAACGCACGGGGTTTCCGTCCTCCGCCTCGGCCAGGACGGCCCGACGCTCGACGACGGCAGCTCGGCCCTCGACCTGATCGGCGAGGCCATGGGATGTCAGGCCGAGGTGGTGGCCCTCCCGGTGGAGCGGCTCGCGGAGGAGTTCTTCTCGCTGCGCTCCGGGCTGGCCGGGGAGGTCGTGCAGAAGTTCGTCAACTACCGGCTCCGGCTGGTCGTCGTCGGGGACATCTCCGCCCACGTCGCCCGGAGCGACGCGATGCGCGACTTCGTGCGCGAGGCCAACCGGGGGAACCAGGTGTGGTTCGTGGCGGACCACGCCGAACTCGACGAGAAGCTGGCGCCCGCACGCTGA
- a CDS encoding arylamine N-acetyltransferase family protein, with protein MDESQVEAYLARIGAERPARVDVESLRVLQRAHLGAVPFENLSIHLGEPVKLTEEALLAKVVDRRRGGFCYELNGAFAALLTALGHRVTLLGARVFFAERLGPPMDHLALRVDLDEPWLVDVGFGRFSQAPLRLDERGDQQDTAGVFRLSEHGEDLDVLQDGSLQYRLEPRGYALADFGPTCWWQTTSPESPFTKGLTCSLPTGDGRITLSGTRLIRTAGEERTETDLDEREALEAYRTWFGITLDRLPVAPVAPAAPAAPAG; from the coding sequence ATGGACGAGTCTCAGGTTGAGGCCTACCTGGCCAGGATCGGGGCGGAGCGGCCGGCGCGGGTGGACGTGGAATCGCTGCGGGTGCTGCAGCGGGCCCATCTGGGGGCGGTCCCGTTCGAGAATCTCAGCATCCATCTCGGCGAGCCGGTGAAGCTGACCGAGGAGGCGCTGCTGGCCAAGGTGGTCGACCGGCGCCGGGGCGGCTTCTGCTACGAACTGAACGGCGCCTTCGCCGCGTTGCTCACCGCCCTCGGCCACCGGGTGACCCTGCTCGGGGCCCGGGTGTTCTTCGCCGAGCGGCTGGGGCCGCCGATGGACCACCTGGCCCTGCGGGTCGACCTGGACGAGCCGTGGCTGGTGGACGTCGGGTTCGGCCGCTTCAGTCAGGCCCCGCTGCGGCTGGACGAGCGCGGCGACCAGCAGGACACCGCGGGCGTGTTCCGCCTGTCGGAGCACGGGGAGGACCTCGATGTCCTGCAGGACGGATCCTTGCAGTACCGGCTGGAGCCGCGCGGGTACGCGCTGGCGGACTTCGGGCCGACCTGCTGGTGGCAGACCACCTCGCCCGAGTCGCCCTTCACCAAGGGGTTGACCTGCTCGCTGCCGACCGGGGACGGCCGGATCACGCTCAGCGGCACCCGGCTGATCCGGACGGCCGGCGAGGAGCGCACGGAGACCGACCTCGACGAGCGCGAGGCGCTGGAGGCGTACCGGACGTGGTTCGGCATCACACTGGACCGGCTGCCCGTGGCGCCGGTCGCCCCGGCGGCCCCGGCGGCCCCGGCGGGCTGA